One Triticum dicoccoides isolate Atlit2015 ecotype Zavitan chromosome 3B, WEW_v2.0, whole genome shotgun sequence genomic window, AGATCGGCGCCGCCACAGTCCAGATCGGGGTCACACCCTCGAGCCAGGGCGCCCCGCGTCACCCTATGACCCACGAGAGGGAGGAgtgactccgccgccgccgtcacacACACAGGCTATGCCCGGCGTCGACCACCGGTGGCGAcggagaggagggagaggaaggagtggTGACCCGGCTGCTAGGGTTGGATCCCCTTGGCCGCCCGCGCGGGGGGCGACcgagggaaggggaggggaggagagagaTGAGATCTGGATCGCCGTGACCTGTGTTTTGTGAATTTGTGTATGTCTGTTTTCACTTCTGTTACGTACTAGGAATTGGTGAATGTGATGAAGTGTGCTTGATTGCTCAACAGGCAGGAGAACCGTCAAATGCTCTGCAGCATGGAGATACTggtttttagagaaaaggccatagcctgactttataaataaagccacacggCAGCGTCACAGACCCGAACATAAACGGAACCAATAGGCAAAAGATCACGAAATCACCGGACAGAAGGTTTGAGACCAGCAAACGAAAGTACGGGGTATAGGCAACCTGCCATACTCGGCGCGCAGGCCGACAAGGAGAGACTAGAACCAAACTACGAACATAGCGACACCCTGATTAGACGACGGGGACCAGCCCGGAGATGTGGGATGCCGAAGCCCGAATTTTGGCGATGAGCAAGTACAGGGCATCCCGATCTTcatccttagtcaatgatctccactgctgcaatagAATACATGATTTGAAAAGAACGTCAGCAGGCTTAGAAGGGAAGATATgttcaatagtaaatttgttcctaATAGTCCATAAAGCCCAGCATAAGGCACCCAGGCCGACCCAGAACACCCTCTTGGTAACCCCAACCAAAACTTTGGCTAGGTTTCTAAGCTCAGAGAATGAAGAAGGGTTCCAAGAAACCTGAAGCCAAGATCTGACACAACTCCAAACCAACTTTGCCAGCACGCAATGGaaaaaaatgtgttccgagttttccAAGTCACCGCATAAATGACAAAACTCTGAGCTTGGCCCATTGCGCTTGTGAATCTGGTCAGCCGCCGGGAGGCGGCCACGGAAagcttgccaaaggaaaattttAATCTTAGGAGGGACTTTGGATATCCAGACACAAGAAAATCTGCGCGAAGGGGTACCACCGATAAGCCTAGAGTACAACAACTTAACCGAAAACCTACTAGAGGCCGAAAAAGGCCAAATCACCATATCAGAAGAATCCGAGAGCAAAGAGAAGAGGGCAGAGAGACTTTGCCagtcttccaactcttcaggagacagggAACGGCGAAAAGCCAGATCCCGGTTATTTGCCGCCACCTCCGCGATGGAGATGTCAGGTTTAGGACAATACGAAAATAGAACCGAAAACCTAACAGCAAGAGGAGCATCCCCAGACCACCAGTCTAGCCAGAAGCGGACCGTAGTCCCGTTACCCATGATAAATTTTACATGTTCCAGGAAGATAGGCCTGATTTTGACAAGGGTCTTCCAGAATTGAGATCCACGACGAGCAGTGGCAAACAGCGGGCTAGAGCATGGGAAGTATTTAGCCTTGAGAATCGAAAACCAAAGGGAATCGGCCCCGCTagtcataattttccaccaccacttaatAAGCAAACATTTGTTCATCACCTGAGTATTAATAATGTCTAATCCCCCGAGGTTTTTAGGTTTACACATGCATTGCCACTTGACCAGCCTATATTTCCGTTTGTTGTCGGCGGAATTCCAGTAAAAGGCTCCCCTATGCTTGTCAAAGCCAGCATGGACGCCAGCCGAAAGAAGATAGAAGCCCATAAGAAACATAAGAAGAGAAGATAAGCAGGAATTAATTAGAACAACTTTGCCAGCGTTGGTATTATATCTCCCCCTCCAAGAGAGCATCCTGTTTCCCACCTTAGCAACCGCCGAAGCAAAGTCCTTAGAGTGAAGCAAGACCGAAGCAAAGTCCTTAGAGTATCTCCATCCTTCTAAATATTTAGGCATGGAGATACTGGTACCGTTGTTGAGAAGGCGTCAATACTACCAACGCAGCTTGAGGAATTTGTGCAGGTTCAAGTTCCTGTGGTCAGCATTCCAGAGAATGAAAATGGCATTCCCACGCAGAAAGACATCTCGGCATCTCCTGTTTTTCCGGATGATTTTCGTTGCCCACTATCACTTGGTTTAATGCAAGACCCAGTTACAGTGGCCAGTGGGCAGGTCTCTGCTCAGCTTACTCTCTGTTTCTTATCATCTGGAGAGCTTCAGTTCGCATTTCAACTCACaataacaatttcttcaaaatgcaTGTACAGACTTATGATCGAGGCAGCATAATGAGATGGTTGGACTCGGGGCACCACACCTGTCCGAGGACGCAGCAGAAGCTTGTCAATAAATCTTTGATTCCAAATCATAACCTACGCAGCCTGATAGCCAAATGGTGTGAAGCAAACGGTTTGGAGCAGCCGAAACGCTCTGGTCAAGTCAGTAGTAATGCAACAGCAGAATCACAACTTACCGCTTATGAGCAGGCACAAGTTGTTAACGAGCTTCTTAAAGAACTATCGTCACAAAATGTGGTACACCAACGGGGAGCTGCTGGCATGCTTCGTCAGCTTGCGAAGCACAGTCCTGAATATCGCGCGTCTATAGGCGATTCCGGCGGCATTCCTTTCCTCGTGAGTATGCTAGCGACAGATGATGTTAGCACCCAGGAAGATGTTGTCGCTACTCTCCTGAATGTCTCCATTGCGGACGAGAACAAGATAAGATTGGTCCGGTCCGGCGCTATTCCTGCAATTGTATATGTGCTAGAGAGTGGCAGCATGGTGGCCCGGGAGAATGCTGCTGCAGCGCTGTTCAGCCTATCAAAATTGGAAGAAAACAGGGTTATTATTGGGGCTGCAGGATCGATTCCACCTCTCATACTACTGTTGCGTACTGGGAGTCGACCGGGTAAAAAGCATGCTGCGGAAGCATTATTTTATGTGTGTAACTGTCAGGGCAACAAGAACAAGAGCATAGCTATTAGAGCTGGGTTGGTCCCTATACTGCTAGAGCTTCTAGTGTGGACTGAAAATGGACTGGTTGATGTGGCCGTCTCTATATTGGATGTTCTTTCCAGTCACCCTGAGGGGAGGGCAGCTATCAGTGCTGCCGCTGCCATACCAAGCCTGGTTGCAGTTATCAGGAATGAATCCCCAAGGAACAAGGAAAATGCAGCTGCTATTCTGGTGCATCTCTGTAATGGCAGAGGCGCACAGCAGCAACAGTCTCGTATTGAAGCACAGGAGCATGGCCTCGTGTGATCGTGTCCTTGCTGGTGGATCTAGCCGAGAGTGGCACAGATAGAGGGAAATCTAAGGCAATCAAGCTGCTCGAACTATTGAATACTCCAAGCACATAGG contains:
- the LOC119274606 gene encoding U-box domain-containing protein 12-like, with translation MANPNDLWEKRLQDPSAKPVPLPFEFLKAITCDFSSEQELGRGGYGVVYKGVLPSGKIIAVKKLSQTHLTDDTKFQNEASSLMGIKHQNVVQFVGYCAETSFELVDVEGSGKHIMAEIPKRLLCFEYVRSESLHKYISDESAGLNWNMRYQIIKGVCNGLHYLHEKCHIVHLDLKPKNILMDTTMVPKIADFGLSRIFCDKQSGIITENRPRTLGYMAPEYWTKSLGIVSNKADIFSLGVVIIEIVTGHRDYPNSVTYLQYFNQNDSFESTDIEHFKENVRLSTQALAYIYQLWRNRLQRTHEASEKFEQIRVCVELGLQCTAFSKDKRPVTKYIIHRLDKASIEDQTTKAGVSTSAVVQAGEPSNALQHGDTDTGTVVEKASILPTQLEEFVQVQVPVVSIPENENGIPTQKDISASPVFPDDFRCPLSLGLMQDPVTVASGQTYDRGSIMRWLDSGHHTCPRTQQKLVNKSLIPNHNLRSLIAKWCEANGLEQPKRSGQVSSNATAESQLTAYEQAQVVNELLKELSSQNVVHQRGAAGMLRQLAKHSPEYRASIGDSGGIPFLVSMLATDDVSTQEDVVATLLNVSIADENKIRLVRSGAIPAIVYVLESGSMVARENAAAALFSLSKLEENRVIIGAAGSIPPLILLLRTGSRPGKKHAAEALFYVCNCQGNKNKSIAIRAGLVPILLELLVWTENGLVDVAVSILDVLSSHPEGRAAISAAAAIPSLVAVIRNESPRNKENAAAILVHLCNGRGAQQQQSRIEAQEHGLV